From Paenibacillus polymyxa, the proteins below share one genomic window:
- a CDS encoding ATP-binding protein, giving the protein MRHVPKAVAALLAVIVILLSLDHIGYAAKMTPEREYKIPSWDMRWGAEDEDGSLDEVNDHSKVWMHIEDDTQLLKQPGNRGTAWIRIKLPSLNDETPAVLFENIYGRHITLYKDGTNFYESYRGYNYENNRILIPLKPEDSGKTLYIWTESSKNRLGIIGNVMTGDYRDLLGNLVRMDVLEIVLGSTFIFIALVLLICSFFLFRPSMAMWLSLSAIVLSIGLMIVTYSPFLYTFYRGYGKLYLQLFDVALFILLPSLAFFFEQNINSILLIRKFRKLLTAYSLFCFIIMIVNLGAQERLNDVYYFFSVIVLGILLVALMVLLVFASVRMALKGDHEAIILSTGFAFFAVITIAELSWFFIRDGHYNMFLWKWGVFGFVLALIAILGRRLAEKHKQVVRYSRELEMFNNELQRSEKMEIISDLAASVAHEVRNPLQVTRGFLQLMSKQEDGKNKDYLHIALEELDRASAIITDFLTFAKPEFDHTKTLTILDEFKHIEGIISPMANLQGGKISLDIPQEIKVRGNSSKFKQAFINIIKNSIEALREQGHIHIWAYVDNGEAVIHIRDNGEGMDAQTLSRLGEPYFSNKTKGTGLGMMVTFRIIETMNGKISFTSAKGVGTEATIRFPVAG; this is encoded by the coding sequence ATGAGGCATGTGCCCAAAGCTGTCGCCGCTCTGCTAGCGGTCATTGTGATACTATTGTCGCTGGACCACATTGGCTATGCGGCCAAAATGACCCCGGAAAGGGAGTATAAGATCCCCTCCTGGGATATGAGATGGGGAGCAGAAGACGAGGATGGCTCTTTAGATGAGGTAAATGATCACAGTAAGGTCTGGATGCATATTGAAGATGATACACAGCTACTCAAGCAGCCAGGCAATAGAGGCACCGCCTGGATTCGTATTAAGCTACCTTCGTTAAATGATGAAACACCAGCGGTGCTTTTTGAAAATATTTATGGCAGGCACATTACGCTGTATAAGGATGGTACCAATTTTTATGAATCGTACCGTGGCTATAATTATGAGAATAATCGTATTCTGATTCCGCTGAAGCCAGAAGACAGTGGTAAAACATTATACATATGGACGGAAAGCAGCAAAAATAGACTGGGCATTATCGGAAATGTGATGACTGGTGATTATCGTGACTTGTTGGGAAACTTGGTCAGAATGGATGTCTTGGAAATTGTACTAGGCAGTACATTTATCTTTATCGCCCTGGTGCTATTGATTTGCTCGTTTTTCCTGTTCCGTCCAAGTATGGCGATGTGGTTGTCCCTAAGTGCGATTGTATTGTCTATCGGTCTGATGATTGTAACGTATTCACCGTTTTTATATACGTTCTATCGCGGCTATGGCAAGCTGTATTTACAACTTTTTGATGTGGCGCTATTTATTCTGCTGCCTTCATTAGCCTTCTTTTTTGAGCAAAATATCAATTCGATTTTACTGATTCGGAAATTCAGAAAATTGTTAACCGCCTACTCTTTGTTCTGCTTCATCATCATGATTGTGAATTTAGGAGCACAGGAGCGACTCAACGATGTATATTATTTCTTTAGTGTAATCGTCCTCGGTATATTGCTCGTAGCTTTGATGGTACTTTTGGTATTTGCTTCGGTTCGCATGGCGCTTAAGGGAGACCACGAAGCGATCATTTTATCGACAGGCTTTGCATTTTTTGCAGTCATCACTATCGCAGAACTCAGCTGGTTCTTTATCCGGGACGGACACTACAATATGTTTTTATGGAAATGGGGCGTGTTCGGTTTTGTCCTGGCATTGATTGCGATCTTGGGCAGAAGGCTGGCGGAAAAGCACAAGCAGGTGGTTCGGTATTCCAGAGAACTGGAGATGTTCAATAATGAGCTTCAACGTTCAGAGAAAATGGAGATTATTAGCGATTTGGCTGCATCTGTAGCTCATGAAGTGCGCAATCCGCTTCAGGTTACACGTGGATTTCTTCAGTTGATGAGCAAGCAGGAGGATGGTAAAAACAAAGACTATCTGCATATCGCTCTGGAGGAGCTGGATCGAGCGTCCGCGATTATTACCGATTTTCTGACTTTTGCCAAGCCGGAGTTTGACCATACCAAAACGTTGACCATATTGGATGAGTTCAAGCATATTGAAGGAATTATCAGTCCAATGGCAAATTTGCAAGGTGGCAAAATTTCGCTGGATATTCCCCAGGAAATTAAAGTGCGTGGGAATTCCTCCAAATTCAAGCAGGCATTTATCAATATTATCAAAAATAGTATTGAAGCGCTGCGAGAACAGGGACATATTCATATATGGGCTTATGTGGACAATGGAGAAGCAGTCATTCATATTCGGGATAATGGTGAAGGGATGGATGCTCAGACCTTATCCAGACTAGGTGAGCCTTATTTTTCGAATAAGACTAAAGGCACGGGTTTGGGGATGATGGTGACATTTCGGATTATTGAAACGATGAATGGTAAAATATCTTTTACAAGTGCAAAAGGGGTGGGAACAGAAGCGACCATCCGCTTCCCCGTAGCCGGATAA
- a CDS encoding bifunctional 3-deoxy-7-phosphoheptulonate synthase/chorismate mutase → MSTNENSLELLREQLDATNLQLLELLSQRAELAGQLGKLKEAQGVPDFDPVREQQMLDKLIAANRGPFDDATIRQLFKNIFKASLNYQKEEHKKHLIVSRKNQPDSTVIKVKDTLVGGKASIMVAGPCSVESYQQTREVGAALKEAGVPILRGGAFKPRTSPYDFQGLGIEGLQILKRVGDEFGLATISEIVDPRHLEEAIPYIDIIQIGARNMHNFELLKAAGETRTPVLLKRGLAATMEEFLHAAEYIVSRGNTQVMLIERGIRTYEKWTRNTLDISAVPILKKESHLPVLVDVTHSTGRKDILAPCAKAALAAGADGIMVEVHPNPAVALSDAQQQLNIPEFHNFLSEVKESGLFKA, encoded by the coding sequence ATGTCAACCAATGAAAATTCTTTGGAGCTGTTGCGGGAACAGCTCGATGCTACAAACTTGCAATTGCTGGAGCTGCTGTCCCAACGCGCTGAACTGGCGGGACAGCTTGGAAAATTGAAAGAAGCTCAAGGAGTGCCTGACTTTGATCCAGTGCGCGAGCAACAAATGCTGGACAAGCTGATTGCAGCTAATCGTGGACCTTTCGACGATGCTACAATTCGCCAGTTGTTCAAAAATATTTTCAAGGCTTCTCTGAACTATCAAAAAGAAGAACACAAAAAACATTTGATTGTCAGCCGCAAAAATCAGCCGGATAGCACGGTTATCAAGGTTAAAGACACACTGGTAGGTGGCAAAGCCTCCATCATGGTTGCAGGTCCTTGCTCGGTGGAAAGCTACCAACAAACGCGCGAGGTAGGTGCGGCTCTCAAGGAAGCCGGTGTGCCGATTCTGCGTGGTGGTGCGTTCAAACCACGTACATCTCCGTATGATTTCCAAGGACTGGGTATTGAAGGCCTACAAATTCTCAAACGCGTTGGCGACGAGTTCGGGCTGGCTACAATCAGTGAGATCGTCGATCCAAGACATTTGGAGGAAGCGATCCCTTACATCGATATCATTCAAATTGGCGCGCGCAACATGCACAACTTTGAATTGCTGAAAGCTGCGGGTGAAACGAGAACTCCGGTTCTGCTCAAACGCGGATTGGCTGCCACCATGGAAGAGTTCCTTCATGCTGCTGAGTACATCGTATCCCGTGGTAATACACAAGTCATGTTGATTGAACGCGGTATTCGTACGTATGAAAAATGGACACGTAACACGCTGGATATTTCCGCTGTTCCGATTTTGAAAAAGGAAAGCCATCTGCCTGTATTGGTGGACGTAACTCACTCTACAGGACGTAAAGACATCCTGGCCCCTTGTGCCAAGGCTGCCCTGGCTGCTGGTGCCGACGGCATCATGGTAGAAGTTCACCCGAACCCGGCAGTCGCTTTGTCCGATGCTCAGCAACAGCTGAACATCCCTGAATTCCACAACTTCCTGTCTGAAGTTAAAGAATCCGGTTTATTCAAAGCGTAA
- a CDS encoding DUF1593 domain-containing protein produces the protein MRKRKGLSIFVLAMICILIISGCSGKSPAVVKDESAAPTEQPAGNKVENKATKARTVITTDGEVDDMNSVIRFLLYSNEMDLSGIVLTSSVYHYAGDEKAGIKPFRWTGTQWVTHMIDAYGEIYPNLIKHAEGYPKPEYIKSVTKIGNISNKGEMDKETEGSNFLKTLFLDNDKRDLYVQTWGGTNTTARALKSIEDEYKNTDQWETIRKKVSDKLVLYIILDQDDSYNNYIAKNWPDIRIINDQSNFWHFAYAWKMHTEEVNSKLHGEWNFKNIKDGHGKLLNMYALMGDGNIIKGELDEEQRGSEAYLKKNPQYDKYDFISEGDSPSFFYLIDNGLRSMENPTYGGWGGRFGVVNDKLFRNTVLDYDVHTKKFEAEYSLMRWFDDIQNDFAARADWAIASDYKDANHNPTLTIKEGLDLTASPGENITLHAEGTDPDGDALTYKWWRYFEADTYEDSKVKPAQVKPEMLGDMQLGLHRELAEGEKVNTIDLQGSDTNTASFTVPADAKSGDTIHIIAEVQDNGKHSLKHYQRVIVTVK, from the coding sequence ATGAGAAAAAGAAAAGGGTTAAGCATTTTTGTGTTAGCTATGATATGTATTTTAATCATCAGTGGTTGCAGTGGTAAGTCGCCAGCCGTCGTAAAGGATGAAAGCGCTGCTCCAACAGAACAACCAGCGGGAAATAAAGTGGAAAATAAAGCGACCAAGGCTAGAACGGTTATTACTACTGACGGAGAAGTAGATGATATGAACTCAGTCATACGCTTTCTTCTCTACTCTAACGAAATGGATTTGTCCGGGATTGTACTGACTAGCTCCGTATATCATTATGCAGGTGATGAAAAGGCCGGCATCAAGCCATTCAGATGGACCGGAACCCAATGGGTAACGCATATGATTGATGCCTATGGAGAGATTTACCCCAACCTAATCAAACATGCTGAAGGGTATCCAAAACCTGAATATATTAAAAGCGTTACCAAGATCGGAAATATTTCAAACAAAGGTGAAATGGACAAGGAAACGGAAGGTTCGAATTTCCTGAAAACACTTTTCCTAGACAATGACAAAAGAGATCTGTATGTACAAACCTGGGGAGGAACCAATACCACAGCCAGAGCTCTAAAATCCATTGAAGACGAATATAAAAATACAGATCAATGGGAAACGATTCGGAAAAAAGTAAGTGATAAACTCGTTCTGTACATCATTTTGGATCAGGACGATAGCTACAATAATTACATCGCCAAAAATTGGCCTGACATCAGAATTATCAATGACCAATCTAACTTCTGGCATTTCGCTTATGCTTGGAAAATGCACACGGAAGAAGTAAACAGCAAGTTACACGGGGAATGGAACTTCAAAAACATTAAAGACGGTCATGGCAAGCTGCTAAATATGTATGCCTTGATGGGCGACGGCAATATCATCAAAGGTGAATTGGATGAAGAACAAAGAGGCAGTGAAGCCTACTTGAAGAAAAATCCACAATACGACAAGTATGACTTTATTTCCGAAGGAGATTCTCCATCTTTCTTCTATTTAATTGATAACGGATTACGGAGCATGGAAAACCCAACCTATGGTGGCTGGGGAGGTCGTTTTGGTGTCGTTAACGATAAATTATTTAGAAATACGGTGTTAGATTATGATGTGCATACGAAAAAATTCGAAGCAGAGTACTCTCTGATGCGTTGGTTTGATGATATTCAAAATGACTTTGCTGCCCGTGCAGATTGGGCTATTGCTTCCGACTATAAAGATGCTAACCATAATCCAACATTGACCATTAAAGAAGGATTAGATCTAACGGCTAGTCCAGGGGAGAACATAACTCTACATGCAGAAGGAACAGATCCTGACGGTGATGCATTGACCTATAAATGGTGGAGATATTTCGAAGCTGACACCTATGAAGATTCTAAGGTCAAACCCGCGCAAGTTAAACCTGAAATGCTGGGTGATATGCAGCTTGGGCTTCACCGAGAATTAGCTGAAGGCGAGAAAGTAAACACGATTGACCTGCAAGGTAGCGACACAAATACTGCAAGTTTTACAGTTCCGGCAGATGCGAAGTCTGGGGATACGATTCATATCATTGCAGAAGTACAGGACAATGGTAAACATTCTTTGAAACATTATCAGCGTGTGATTGTAACCGTAAAATAA
- a CDS encoding aspartyl-phosphate phosphatase Spo0E family protein, whose protein sequence is MNKDEKVTLIQQMEHARQHMHNLYAEYGLGHACVLEQSILLDELINQFNRMFQTRKQPHQVLDQILNNDDGMLSSSPHSYYAKL, encoded by the coding sequence ATGAACAAGGATGAAAAGGTAACGTTAATTCAACAAATGGAACATGCCAGACAACACATGCATAATCTTTACGCAGAGTATGGTCTAGGACATGCCTGTGTACTGGAGCAGTCTATACTTTTGGATGAACTGATTAATCAGTTCAACCGTATGTTTCAGACCAGGAAGCAGCCTCACCAAGTTTTGGACCAGATCCTTAACAACGACGATGGTATGCTGAGTTCATCCCCCCATTCCTATTATGCAAAACTGTGA
- a CDS encoding helix-turn-helix domain-containing protein, whose amino-acid sequence MEITPTIQAEVQTYLKRKSLTMTEFGHTIDLNVGTVSGIVTGNRSMSVHQLDSITAGMNLPPDYFYERYIEECIEECPLNWKKISPFLYRCIELGRLDCLQRVVILLLDNPNYLPSLFEVAENVYQDGYNEAAAYLYKKVAESEKQQHSERLAICQYRLFQIKVGQDRAVNLQAAIEFAPFVDRLDEIEQLDALKDLANVYRSLSMWDKVYEFAHQMGQLGQLQYHLVHNSKRKGTEPRKKLSRPLFVYIVYAELLCANACDAKGNHDQALEHIRGYADLNWVKEQDSDTLYWKRKYQQWAKINTYVNRLMSGDISVLPDYVEHIAAEKEILAELLNVLEVANRYNVDVDHILRRFESQIAAYQESPSSDMYTQQVLTEEYVRFWYKIAKYSLNKGRYTYGFKCLLIAFEKAVTINHVLLIANCFGLFLHFKTNAAPKTQAQFHSIYEEVWEKNDQKDGFLLGGN is encoded by the coding sequence ATGGAAATCACACCTACGATACAGGCAGAAGTTCAAACCTATCTAAAACGCAAAAGCTTAACCATGACCGAGTTTGGTCACACGATCGATTTGAATGTAGGTACAGTTAGTGGTATTGTGACGGGCAATCGATCTATGTCGGTTCACCAACTGGATAGTATTACTGCGGGAATGAATTTACCACCGGATTATTTTTACGAACGCTATATTGAAGAATGCATTGAAGAATGTCCGCTCAACTGGAAAAAAATCAGCCCGTTCCTGTACCGATGCATTGAGCTAGGGCGATTGGACTGCTTGCAGCGAGTTGTAATTCTATTATTGGATAACCCTAATTATCTGCCATCGCTCTTTGAAGTCGCCGAAAATGTATACCAAGACGGTTACAACGAAGCAGCCGCTTACCTATACAAAAAGGTAGCTGAAAGCGAAAAGCAGCAACATTCAGAGCGATTGGCAATCTGCCAGTATCGCTTGTTCCAAATCAAAGTCGGACAGGATCGGGCAGTAAACCTTCAGGCTGCTATTGAATTCGCCCCTTTTGTGGATCGCTTAGATGAGATAGAGCAACTGGATGCTTTAAAAGATTTGGCGAATGTCTATAGATCATTAAGCATGTGGGATAAGGTGTATGAATTCGCACATCAAATGGGTCAGTTAGGACAACTCCAATATCATCTGGTTCACAATTCCAAGCGAAAAGGAACAGAGCCACGAAAAAAGCTAAGCAGACCATTGTTTGTATACATAGTTTATGCCGAATTGTTGTGTGCTAACGCTTGTGATGCCAAAGGCAACCATGACCAAGCATTAGAGCATATTCGTGGTTATGCTGATTTAAATTGGGTAAAAGAGCAGGACTCTGATACGCTTTATTGGAAACGCAAGTATCAACAGTGGGCGAAAATTAATACTTATGTTAACAGGCTTATGTCTGGTGATATTAGTGTTCTGCCAGATTACGTAGAACATATAGCTGCCGAAAAAGAGATTTTAGCCGAGCTATTGAATGTCCTTGAAGTGGCTAATCGCTATAATGTAGATGTAGATCATATTCTCCGACGGTTTGAATCGCAAATTGCAGCGTATCAGGAGTCACCTTCTTCTGACATGTACACACAACAAGTGTTAACAGAAGAATACGTAAGGTTTTGGTACAAGATAGCCAAGTACAGCCTAAATAAAGGCAGATATACATATGGTTTCAAATGTTTATTAATCGCCTTTGAAAAAGCTGTTACAATTAACCATGTATTACTCATTGCCAATTGTTTTGGATTATTTCTTCATTTCAAAACAAATGCGGCACCTAAAACACAAGCTCAGTTCCATTCTATTTATGAGGAGGTGTGGGAGAAAAATGATCAAAAAGATGGCTTTTTGCTTGGCGGTAACTAG
- a CDS encoding NHLP leader peptide family RiPP precursor, protein MATEVLQTQVIQKAWEDASFREKLMADPKSAIRDVLGVVIPDHIQIKTVEETSDQFYLVIPPNPSGVLATSQKPRSMW, encoded by the coding sequence ATGGCTACTGAAGTTCTTCAAACACAAGTCATTCAAAAAGCTTGGGAGGATGCCAGTTTCAGAGAAAAACTGATGGCAGATCCCAAATCTGCAATTCGTGATGTGTTAGGAGTCGTGATCCCCGATCATATCCAAATCAAAACGGTAGAGGAAACGTCTGACCAGTTCTATCTAGTAATCCCTCCAAACCCTTCAGGTGTGCTTGCTACATCCCAGAAGCCTCGCTCGATGTGGTAG
- a CDS encoding substrate-binding domain-containing protein, with protein sequence MKKTLLVYMLLIAAFALYVFRYEQSERLNGAWEEKGLRGSIGETYMMITFQSGLEYWKSGLKGFEDAGDALGVTVEYRGATRYDAQEEMTIIEQAIARKPAGIAISAIDPHSLIPVINKALDADIPVVLFDAGAPGSRAYTFLGTDNYKAGVTAAEKMAELLGREGQVAVLTLPGQQNHEERSRGFRDTIQRQYPAMKVVEVVDGRADVMVSRDESLRLMKAYPKLAGIFVTEATGGTGVGEAALSQKGSHPLKIISFDTNKATLDMIRDGTISATIAQGTWNMGYWSLQYLFHLHHHLTIPAPSSSGDNTPLPVRVDTGISVVTRANVDDYYAK encoded by the coding sequence ATGAAGAAAACGCTGCTGGTGTACATGCTGTTGATTGCGGCCTTTGCTCTCTATGTGTTCAGATATGAACAATCCGAGCGGTTGAATGGAGCTTGGGAGGAAAAAGGGCTGCGAGGCAGCATCGGAGAAACGTATATGATGATTACGTTCCAGTCCGGTTTGGAATATTGGAAAAGCGGGCTCAAAGGCTTCGAGGATGCTGGGGATGCCTTGGGGGTAACGGTGGAGTACCGGGGGGCGACCCGGTATGATGCACAGGAGGAGATGACCATCATTGAGCAGGCGATTGCCCGTAAACCCGCAGGCATTGCCATATCAGCGATTGATCCACACTCCCTGATCCCGGTCATTAATAAGGCGCTGGATGCGGACATTCCTGTCGTGCTGTTTGACGCTGGAGCGCCGGGGAGCCGGGCGTATACATTTTTGGGCACGGATAATTATAAGGCGGGTGTGACCGCTGCGGAAAAAATGGCTGAGCTGTTGGGACGTGAAGGCCAAGTCGCTGTTCTGACACTGCCGGGGCAGCAAAATCATGAGGAACGCTCGCGCGGCTTTCGCGATACCATTCAGCGGCAGTATCCTGCCATGAAGGTGGTGGAAGTGGTAGATGGTCGTGCTGACGTGATGGTGTCCAGGGATGAATCGCTAAGGTTGATGAAGGCTTATCCGAAACTGGCGGGTATTTTTGTGACCGAAGCCACCGGAGGAACAGGTGTGGGTGAGGCGGCACTGAGCCAAAAAGGCAGTCATCCGCTAAAAATTATTTCTTTTGATACGAATAAAGCGACACTGGATATGATTCGTGATGGGACCATCTCGGCAACGATTGCCCAAGGGACATGGAATATGGGCTATTGGTCACTTCAATATCTGTTCCATCTGCATCATCATTTGACGATTCCTGCACCTTCTTCGTCTGGAGATAACACCCCGCTGCCCGTGCGGGTGGATACTGGGATTTCCGTCGTCACCCGAGCGAATGTAGATGATTATTATGCAAAATAA
- a CDS encoding acyltransferase — protein MSKPRIAEWTELRGLAYLAVVLQHCIGEYIYRSDIQQPDSVMLAMLYHLTRFGTPTFVFLSAALLFYNGNKPIGYSRYIGRRFRDIYVPFLCWTVVYWVCTQNWSTAQWGNLSFYKGMFEEMIIPVSGYHLWFVVMIFQFYIWFPLFAKATEQIRTFLRRYSTKKRKQLVLAVMLIAAAAYALLLQWSYYDMSAWSAWLPSFGQTLLDYRTYNFVMYFFYFMLGAVCAYMTDTWRGLAQQTLPWNVFVFIGLFMLMGHTMLIQSGDTINLNISTYLKPSTFVLIVSQLLLLYGLLLHLQKDPRTEPFRRMLNWIGRYSFGGYLAHALVLSFISFYTRPLALGDHHFTATLITFVVVASASLGISWLFAHLPGGNWIVGSKGRQRLNWRLHFQFLSSKRASKSTQELG, from the coding sequence ATGAGCAAGCCGCGTATCGCAGAGTGGACAGAACTACGGGGTCTTGCCTACCTCGCTGTCGTGCTTCAGCATTGCATTGGCGAATATATTTATCGCAGCGACATCCAACAGCCGGATTCCGTTATGCTCGCGATGCTGTACCATTTGACACGTTTTGGCACACCGACGTTCGTTTTCCTGTCTGCGGCGCTGTTATTTTATAATGGTAACAAACCGATTGGCTATTCCCGTTATATTGGCAGACGGTTTCGAGATATTTATGTTCCTTTTCTCTGCTGGACGGTTGTTTATTGGGTATGTACTCAGAACTGGTCAACCGCGCAGTGGGGAAATTTATCCTTTTACAAAGGTATGTTCGAGGAAATGATCATCCCTGTCAGCGGATATCATCTATGGTTTGTGGTCATGATCTTTCAGTTTTATATTTGGTTTCCTTTATTTGCAAAAGCAACCGAGCAGATTCGAACGTTTCTACGTCGTTATAGCACCAAAAAGCGCAAGCAGCTTGTTTTGGCTGTCATGCTGATTGCTGCTGCGGCTTATGCGTTGCTGTTACAATGGTCCTACTATGACATGTCTGCATGGAGCGCTTGGTTGCCATCCTTTGGGCAGACCCTGTTAGATTACCGCACTTATAACTTTGTTATGTATTTTTTCTATTTTATGCTGGGCGCAGTGTGCGCCTATATGACGGACACCTGGCGGGGATTGGCCCAGCAGACGTTGCCATGGAATGTATTTGTTTTTATTGGTCTGTTCATGCTCATGGGTCATACGATGCTGATCCAGTCGGGCGATACGATCAATCTCAATATTTCTACCTATCTGAAGCCAAGCACCTTCGTACTGATTGTCTCGCAGTTGCTTTTGTTGTATGGGCTGCTACTTCATTTGCAAAAAGACCCGCGTACCGAGCCGTTTCGTCGTATGCTAAACTGGATCGGACGCTATTCCTTCGGAGGATATCTGGCCCATGCGCTCGTGCTGTCCTTCATATCCTTTTACACCCGTCCGCTTGCCCTAGGGGATCATCATTTTACAGCTACGCTCATTACGTTTGTCGTCGTGGCAAGTGCTTCTCTCGGTATCAGCTGGCTCTTTGCCCATCTGCCTGGCGGCAACTGGATTGTTGGCTCCAAAGGCAGACAGCGATTGAACTGGCGGCTTCATTTTCAGTTCCTTTCCTCCAAACGTGCTTCCAAAAGCACGCAGGAGCTTGGCTAA
- a CDS encoding TrmB family transcriptional regulator: protein MKSKPNILEILRDLNFSEYEAKAYVTLLESSPLSGYAVSLNSGVPRSKIYEVLSGMVNRGDIMVSQENTPLYVPLPPHELIAQRKRKAEQIFNVAQESLEQYTASFQNRENIWNISGYEAIINRINEGVKGAKHRILLEIWKEDAEMFRDALEQAAQQGIEVILVAYGDLNFDFATVYRHDMSEEITSEIGGRWIVLSVDDREVVAGILSLGDDSRAAWTLHPGLVMPITEVIIHDIYIMEILYEFREELEAKFGPNLIHLRNKFAMGPNGKGYYVPLTEKSIKRV from the coding sequence ATGAAATCAAAACCAAATATATTAGAAATTCTACGTGATTTGAATTTTAGTGAATATGAGGCCAAAGCTTATGTGACCTTATTGGAAAGCTCTCCACTTTCGGGATATGCCGTTTCATTGAACTCTGGAGTACCGAGATCCAAGATTTACGAGGTTTTGTCGGGAATGGTCAACCGTGGGGACATCATGGTAAGTCAAGAAAATACACCTCTATATGTGCCGCTTCCTCCACATGAATTGATTGCCCAGAGAAAGCGCAAAGCAGAGCAGATTTTCAACGTGGCGCAAGAGAGTTTGGAGCAGTACACAGCATCGTTTCAAAACAGAGAGAACATTTGGAATATTTCGGGGTATGAAGCCATTATCAATCGCATCAATGAAGGCGTGAAGGGAGCAAAACACCGAATTTTACTGGAAATTTGGAAAGAGGATGCCGAGATGTTCCGGGATGCCTTAGAGCAAGCTGCTCAGCAAGGAATTGAGGTGATCCTTGTAGCATATGGTGATCTTAACTTTGATTTTGCTACTGTTTACCGCCATGATATGAGTGAGGAGATTACGTCCGAAATCGGTGGTCGATGGATTGTGCTTAGCGTGGATGACCGGGAGGTTGTAGCTGGCATACTTTCACTTGGTGATGACAGCCGTGCTGCATGGACGCTACACCCGGGTCTTGTAATGCCGATTACGGAAGTAATTATTCATGATATTTATATCATGGAAATCCTATATGAGTTCCGTGAAGAATTGGAGGCCAAATTCGGCCCTAATCTAATCCATCTTCGCAATAAATTCGCCATGGGTCCGAATGGAAAGGGATATTATGTTCCTTTGACTGAAAAAAGTATTAAACGTGTATAG
- a CDS encoding DJ-1/PfpI family protein — protein sequence MKSHVLIYDGYVSFEIMLATYFMKTKGDIVTIGVTKEPVISYEDFKVTPAVALDEVAAEDIQLLIIPGGDNTQLKTNKQLLALIHTLNNDHKVIATICSATELLELAGVSPKNHVSHPSGLEIHKNIISAKPNKYVDFAIEIGKIMNIYTDDEDFNETIDFFKLFKDS from the coding sequence ATGAAGTCACATGTTCTAATTTATGATGGTTATGTTAGTTTTGAAATTATGCTGGCAACCTATTTTATGAAAACCAAAGGGGATATTGTTACGATTGGAGTAACCAAAGAACCTGTTATTTCCTATGAGGATTTTAAAGTTACGCCTGCGGTAGCCCTTGATGAAGTGGCTGCGGAGGACATTCAACTCCTCATTATACCTGGTGGAGATAACACTCAATTAAAGACAAACAAACAACTTCTAGCTCTCATTCATACCCTGAATAATGATCATAAAGTGATCGCGACCATTTGTTCTGCGACTGAACTATTGGAGCTAGCAGGTGTTTCTCCTAAAAATCATGTGAGTCATCCATCGGGTCTGGAGATCCACAAGAATATCATATCTGCTAAACCCAATAAGTATGTAGATTTTGCAATCGAAATAGGCAAGATCATGAACATTTATACGGATGATGAAGATTTTAATGAAACCATTGATTTTTTTAAGCTTTTTAAAGATAGCTGA